The following coding sequences lie in one Polyodon spathula isolate WHYD16114869_AA chromosome 15, ASM1765450v1, whole genome shotgun sequence genomic window:
- the LOC121327470 gene encoding interferon alpha/beta receptor 1a-like — protein MAFVIRTSALLLVVILIHIYTVTAKLPVPQNVKIQGVNTRYILKWDWAWHQSQANRSIRFTAEYLQSNKYEMKGKKEWQRACYNIPGIQCDISEKIDYNGMYNLRLRAKSGRETSPWVNRKFCAEEDADLGPPSKINVTSKKGKLEINIADPMASENKSMRDIQEMYFLIVYWKNTPGAKSLSLNESKNVAVLKGLKPWTVYCVQVQCVEDKHEKKSLFSPVVCAQTTDDGHTPLWLITLIFFLTLALNFGGILLCSFIVFQTYRVIKYTFFPFYQLPANIQECLNEFTPRAQYPVLLSKDKEMELRCEKVDIVSKETQEHCPFSETALEMDPVNHCQQNSGD, from the exons ATGGCATTTGTTATTCGGACGTCTGCTCTTTTATTGGTGGTTATATTGATACATATATACACAG TTACAGCAAAGCTGCCAGTAccacaaaatgtaaaaatccaAGGTGTGAACACTCGGTACATCTTGAAATGGGATTGGGCGTGGCACCAGTCGCAGGCTAACAGGAGCATCAGATTCACTGCTGAATACCTACA GAGTAATAAATATGAAATGAAAGGTAAAAAGGAATGGCAAAGGGCGTGTTACAATATCCCAGGAATACAGTGTGACATTTCAGAGAAGATTGACTACAATGGAATGTACAATCTCCGCCTAAGAGCGAAAAGTGGACGGGAAACTTCCCCCTGGGTCAACAGGAAGTTCTGTGCAGAGGAAGATG CTGACCTTGGTCCTCCATCCAAAATCAATGTCACATCCAAAAAAGGAAAGCTGGAAATAAATATAGCAGATCCAATGGCCTCTGAAAACAAGTCAATGCGCGATATTCAGGAAATGTACTTTTTGATAGTTTATTGGAAAAATACACCTGGTGCAAAG agctTAAGCCTTAATGAAAGCAAAAATGTGGCTGTACTTAAGGGTCTTAAACCTTGGACGGTGTACTGTGTGCAGGTTCAGTGCGTTGAGGATAAGCATGAAAAGAAAAGCCTTTTCAGCCCTGTGGTATGTGCCCAAACAACAGATGATG GCCACACTCCATTGTGGCTGATCACCTTAATCTTCTTTTTGACACTGGCGCTGAACTTTGGAGGTATTCTGCTCTGCTCCTTCATTGTGTTCCAGACCTACAGAGTTATCAAATACACATTCTTCCCTTTCTACCAGCTTCCTGCCAACATACAAGAG TGTCTGAATGAGTTCACCCCGAGGGCCCAGTACCCCGTGCTGCTCTCAAAAGACAAAGAGATGGAGCTTCGCTGTGAGAAGGTGGACATTGTTTCCAAAGAGACCCAAGAACACTGTCCTTTTAGCGAGACGGCTTTGGAGATGGACCCTGTCAATCACTGCCAACAAAATAGCGGAGACTAG
- the LOC121327502 gene encoding uncharacterized protein LOC121327502 isoform X2 — protein MTSCLNVTNTRECDLTETFLDVSEHYAVQVQAFNETHHSNWTSMSSTFKPFSDTILGPPEVSVSGWGDCLSLQIKPPRGKGEKPLLTLYHWFEYSIEGQNMKDGHKFSEKLKKCKGTVNYSKEQLDLGTEYCVTVRMYRPGMNMNSKPSLPHCAFTSPPLVSKVPGVLVSLFIFCLLMALVVSSLVCSGFLCSLKADLPQVLASFTVPTANLKRVFVPESCTVLERVSLFHSHCSIKNRRSESEHSDSREIDGYENHAFSVPGQESSNNEPVETEETVTPVEPGQTLDPGDPAQALCLVVCEETAGPTVEQPDPERLEPLLEMRDSVEEESCQDVNLFSLILRAIDEEILESPSVELALVVENQTQGCCNMQKEPQKSPLMVSVESVQIKDEQQLSYCLKYESEEESDCEPAGYMRRSVQ, from the exons ATGACGTCGTGCCTGAATGTCACCAATACCAGGGAGTGTGATCTAACGGAAACGTTTCTTGATGTCAGCGAACACTATGCCGTTCAAGTTCAAGCCTTCAATGAGACGCACCACTCCAACTGGACTTCAATGAGCTCCACTTTCAAACCTTTTTCAGACA CAATCCTTGGTCCACCAGAGGTGTCTGTCTCTGGCTGGGGAGATTGTCTCAGCTTGCAGATCAAACCTCCCAGAGGAAAAGGAGAAAAGCCTTTGCTGACACTTTACCATTGGTTTGAGTATAGCATTGAAGGGCAGAATATGAAAGATGGGCACAAG ttctcagaaaaattgaaaaaatgcaaAGGCACAGTGAATTACAGTAAAGAGCAACTGGATCTTGGCACGGAGTACTGTGTAACAGTGAGGATGTACCGTCCTGGAATGAATATGAACTCAAAGCCCTCTCTGCCACACTGTGCGTTCACTAGTCCTCCGCTTGTCAGCAAAG TTCCTGGTGTACTGGTTTCATTGTTTATCTTCTGCCTGTTGATGGCTCTGGTGGTGTCTTCCCTGGTATGTAGTGGGTTCCTCTGCTCATTGAAGGCAGACCTCCCCCAAGTGTTG GCTTCTTTTACTGTACCCACTGCCAATTTAAAGAGGGTTTTTGTTCCAGAGAGTTGCACTGTTCTGGAGCGTGTCTCCCTTTTCCACAGTCATTGCAGTATAAAGAATAGAAGAAGTGAAAGTGAGCACTCTGACAGCAGAGAGATTGATGGGTATGAAAACCATGCCTTCAGTGTTCCAGGCCAAGAGAGTTCCAATAACGAACCTGTGGAAACTGAAGAGACTGTCACGCCTGTGGAGCCGGGACAAACCCTTGATCCAGGTGATCCAGCACAGGCGTTGTGTCTggttgtgtgtgaggagacagcaGGGCCTACTGTGGAGCAGCCAGACCCAGAGCGGCTTGAACCCTTACTTGAGATGAGAGACTCTGTAGAGGAGGAAAGCTGCCAAGACGTCAATTTGTTTTCACTGATATTGAGGGCTATTGATGAAGAAATCTTAGAGAGCCCTTCAGTTGAGCTGGCTCTGGTTGTAGAGAATCAAACGCAGGGCTGTTGTAATATGCAAAAAGAGCCACAAAAATCACCACTGATGGTGTCTGTAGAATCAGTACAAATTAAAGATGAACAGCAGTTGAGCTATTGTTTAAAGTACGAGTCGGAGGAGGAGAGTGACTGTGAGCCTGCTGGCTACATGAGGCGTTCGGTACAGTAG
- the LOC121327502 gene encoding interferon alpha/beta receptor 2-like isoform X1, whose amino-acid sequence MELRLLMKIQLVKLMCFFHQIPIASCEFRAPVNVTLISHNFQHVLRWDPGPGTPERVQYRVEYNSVKWILMTSCLNVTNTRECDLTETFLDVSEHYAVQVQAFNETHHSNWTSMSSTFKPFSDTILGPPEVSVSGWGDCLSLQIKPPRGKGEKPLLTLYHWFEYSIEGQNMKDGHKFSEKLKKCKGTVNYSKEQLDLGTEYCVTVRMYRPGMNMNSKPSLPHCAFTSPPLVSKVPGVLVSLFIFCLLMALVVSSLVCSGFLCSLKADLPQVLASFTVPTANLKRVFVPESCTVLERVSLFHSHCSIKNRRSESEHSDSREIDGYENHAFSVPGQESSNNEPVETEETVTPVEPGQTLDPGDPAQALCLVVCEETAGPTVEQPDPERLEPLLEMRDSVEEESCQDVNLFSLILRAIDEEILESPSVELALVVENQTQGCCNMQKEPQKSPLMVSVESVQIKDEQQLSYCLKYESEEESDCEPAGYMRRSVQ is encoded by the exons ATGGAGTTGAGACTCCTTATGAAAATACAGTTGGTAAAACTCATGTGCTTTTTTCATCAGATTCCCATTG CCAGTTGTGAGTTTCGTGCGCCTGTCAATGTGACCCTCATCTCTCACAACTTTCAGCATGTACTGAGATGGGACCCAGGACCTGGTACTCCAGAGAGGGTACAATACAGGGTCGAGTACAA CTCAGTTAAATGGATTTTGATGACGTCGTGCCTGAATGTCACCAATACCAGGGAGTGTGATCTAACGGAAACGTTTCTTGATGTCAGCGAACACTATGCCGTTCAAGTTCAAGCCTTCAATGAGACGCACCACTCCAACTGGACTTCAATGAGCTCCACTTTCAAACCTTTTTCAGACA CAATCCTTGGTCCACCAGAGGTGTCTGTCTCTGGCTGGGGAGATTGTCTCAGCTTGCAGATCAAACCTCCCAGAGGAAAAGGAGAAAAGCCTTTGCTGACACTTTACCATTGGTTTGAGTATAGCATTGAAGGGCAGAATATGAAAGATGGGCACAAG ttctcagaaaaattgaaaaaatgcaaAGGCACAGTGAATTACAGTAAAGAGCAACTGGATCTTGGCACGGAGTACTGTGTAACAGTGAGGATGTACCGTCCTGGAATGAATATGAACTCAAAGCCCTCTCTGCCACACTGTGCGTTCACTAGTCCTCCGCTTGTCAGCAAAG TTCCTGGTGTACTGGTTTCATTGTTTATCTTCTGCCTGTTGATGGCTCTGGTGGTGTCTTCCCTGGTATGTAGTGGGTTCCTCTGCTCATTGAAGGCAGACCTCCCCCAAGTGTTG GCTTCTTTTACTGTACCCACTGCCAATTTAAAGAGGGTTTTTGTTCCAGAGAGTTGCACTGTTCTGGAGCGTGTCTCCCTTTTCCACAGTCATTGCAGTATAAAGAATAGAAGAAGTGAAAGTGAGCACTCTGACAGCAGAGAGATTGATGGGTATGAAAACCATGCCTTCAGTGTTCCAGGCCAAGAGAGTTCCAATAACGAACCTGTGGAAACTGAAGAGACTGTCACGCCTGTGGAGCCGGGACAAACCCTTGATCCAGGTGATCCAGCACAGGCGTTGTGTCTggttgtgtgtgaggagacagcaGGGCCTACTGTGGAGCAGCCAGACCCAGAGCGGCTTGAACCCTTACTTGAGATGAGAGACTCTGTAGAGGAGGAAAGCTGCCAAGACGTCAATTTGTTTTCACTGATATTGAGGGCTATTGATGAAGAAATCTTAGAGAGCCCTTCAGTTGAGCTGGCTCTGGTTGTAGAGAATCAAACGCAGGGCTGTTGTAATATGCAAAAAGAGCCACAAAAATCACCACTGATGGTGTCTGTAGAATCAGTACAAATTAAAGATGAACAGCAGTTGAGCTATTGTTTAAAGTACGAGTCGGAGGAGGAGAGTGACTGTGAGCCTGCTGGCTACATGAGGCGTTCGGTACAGTAG
- the LOC121328032 gene encoding uncharacterized protein C21orf62-like — MVSPTPQFPFLISTLSLCTVLVPLAAAKPHNSTLIYHNNNNSIRNCSCASRVEDCNKAQANMLCSCRTVPLSSITGSTGFTYQGGLTVWLKDPWVLRLLVNYSSVPDLRLAACGFNPLPAEYLTVFGLKRLRIYNSAEGVEFPEQGLSIEGLEKARGKQRPLPQETPHMSFMVSFLDLALLNGASSLKAYSVKHLPSIGEYFPNLLFPSPFEPADGQHCLVTFIY; from the coding sequence ATGGTTTCCCCGACACCCCAGTTTCCTTTCTTGATAAGCACTCTGAGTCTCTGTACAGTCCTTGTACCCCTCGCTGCAGCTAAACCCCACAACAGCACCCTCATctaccacaacaacaacaacagcatccGCAACTGCAGCTGCGCCTCCAGGGTCGAGGACTGCAACAAAGCCCAGGCCAACATGCTGTGCAGCTGCAGGACGGTCCCTCTGTCCAGCATCACAGGCAGCACAGGGTTTACCTATCAGGGGGGGCTGACTGTTTGGCTGAAAGACCCATGGGTACTCAGGCTGCTGGTTAACTACAGTTCTGTGCCTGATCTCAGGCTTGCCGCATGTGGGTTCAATCCCCTCCCCGCCGAGTACCTGACCGTGTTCGGATTAAAGAGGTTGAGGATATACAACAGCGCCGAGGGGGTGGAGTTCCCAGAGCAAGGTCTCAGCATAGAAGGCTTGGAGAAAGCTAGAGGCAAACAAAGACCATTGCCTCAAGAGACCCCACACATGTCCTTCATGGTTTCCTTTCTGGACCTGGCCCTACTTAACGGTGCCTCTTCTCTTAAAGCCTACAGTGTGAAACATCTCCCCAGCATTGGGGAATATTTCCCAAACCTCCTCTTCCCCAGCCCCTTTGAGCCAGCTGACGGCCAACACTGCCTTGTCACCTTCATCTACTAA